In Leisingera sp. NJS204, the DNA window TTCTGGCCATCTGGGCCGCATTCCTGCATGCGGTCTTCGGCGCGCTGCAGAAGGGTCGGCATGATCCCTGGCTGTCGCGCGGGGCGATTGATTTTTCCTACTGCGTGATGGCGGCGCCCTTTGCGCTGTTTGTGGTGCCTTGGCCGGAGCCGCATATGTGGCTGATCTTCGCTGTCGCCTGGGTGATCCACGTCTTTTACAAACTGTTCCAGGCGCTGGCCTACACCAAGGGCAGCTACACCGTGGTCTACCCGGTGGTGCGCGGGACCGGGCCGCTGTTCACGGTGATCGGTTCCTTTTTCCTGTTCGGCGAGCTGTTCACCCCGGTGCAATGGCTGGGGGTGGCGGTGCTGCTGGCCGGGATCTTCGGTCTGGCGGGGTACAACTACCGCTACCTGACGGTGAACCGCGACACGCTGGTGCCGGCGCTGGTGCTGGCGGTGATCACTGGGTTGTTTGTGGCGGGCTACACCACATATGACGCCTATGGCATCCGGGCGACCGCGGATCCGTTCACCTTTCTGGCGTGGTTCTTCATGATCGACGGGCTGGTGTTTCCGGTGATTGCCTTTACCCGCTGGCGGCGAATGCCCGCGCCGCCGGCACCTGGGCCGCTGATGGTCCGTGGCTTCTTTGGCGGGCTGCTCGCCTTTGCGTCCTTTGGTGCGATCATGCTGGCCACAAGGCTGGACAAGGTCGGGGAGGCGGCGGTGCTGCGCGAGACCTCCACCGTGTTTGCCGCCCTCATCGGCTGGCTGGTGCTGAAGGAAACCGTGGGGCCGCGCCGGATTGCCTTGATGGCTTTGATCGCGCTGGGCGCCGTGATAGTGGAAATTGGCGGCTGAGACCGCGCGCAGAACTGACAGGAGGCCCCATGGCCGCAAAGAAGATCAACCCGACCCTGAAGATGCTGTTGGAATTGGGCCCGATTGTCATCTTTTTCATCGGATATCTGAAGCTGAAGGATGAGGTGTTTCTGATCAGCGGCCATGAGTACAAGGGCTTTATCGTGATCACCGCGGCGTTTATTCCGCTGATGGTGGCGTCCACGCTCGCCCTGTGGAAGCTGACCGGGCATCTGTCGCGGATGCAATTCGCGACCCTGGTGCTGGTGGTGCTGTTCGGCGGCATGTCGGTGTGGTTCAACGACGACCGGTTCATCAAGATGAAGCCGACGATGCTGTATCTGCTGTTCGGCGGGCTTCTGGGCATCGGTCTTATGCGCGGGCAAAGCTGGCTGAAGGTGGTGATGGAGGAAGTCATGCCGCTGCAGCAGGAGGGCTGGATGATCCTGACCCGGCGGCTGTGCGTTTTTTTCTTTGGCCTGGCGGTGGCAAACGAGCTGATCTGGCGGACCCAAAGCACCGACACCTGGGTCTATTTCAAAACCTTCGGCCTGCCGGTGGCGATGTTTGCCTTCTTCATGATGCAGGGGCAGCTGTTGCAGAAATTCGGGATCGAGGAAGAGGCCGGACCAGCGGAGTAATCTGCGGCTGACAGGGGCGGGCTCCCGCGCCTTTGCCCCTCATCCAGGATGAGGCGCAAAGCCTTGGGCCGGGCAGCGCACCTGCGCTGCGCTGCGGCATCGCTTCTTTCTGGTCTTAAATACCCGCGCCGCAGGCGCCCTTTTTGCATCAATTGCCAAACAACACCTGCTGCGCCTTGGTGTCCGAGCGGTCGCCG includes these proteins:
- a CDS encoding DMT family transporter is translated as MSEWLISLEGTEAGHQAALFLAIWAAFLHAVFGALQKGRHDPWLSRGAIDFSYCVMAAPFALFVVPWPEPHMWLIFAVAWVIHVFYKLFQALAYTKGSYTVVYPVVRGTGPLFTVIGSFFLFGELFTPVQWLGVAVLLAGIFGLAGYNYRYLTVNRDTLVPALVLAVITGLFVAGYTTYDAYGIRATADPFTFLAWFFMIDGLVFPVIAFTRWRRMPAPPAPGPLMVRGFFGGLLAFASFGAIMLATRLDKVGEAAVLRETSTVFAALIGWLVLKETVGPRRIALMALIALGAVIVEIGG
- a CDS encoding inner membrane-spanning protein YciB — its product is MAAKKINPTLKMLLELGPIVIFFIGYLKLKDEVFLISGHEYKGFIVITAAFIPLMVASTLALWKLTGHLSRMQFATLVLVVLFGGMSVWFNDDRFIKMKPTMLYLLFGGLLGIGLMRGQSWLKVVMEEVMPLQQEGWMILTRRLCVFFFGLAVANELIWRTQSTDTWVYFKTFGLPVAMFAFFMMQGQLLQKFGIEEEAGPAE